Proteins encoded by one window of Chromobacterium violaceum ATCC 12472:
- a CDS encoding ferredoxin--NADP reductase → MSSPNLTAEKVLSVHHWNDTLFSFTCTRDAGLRFINGQFVMIGLEVNGKPLMRAYSIVSSNYEEHMEFYSIKVQDGPLTSRLQHLQVGDTVMISKKPTGTLVQDNLLPGKNLYLLSTGTGLAPFMSIIKDPDVYERYDKVILTHGVRWVSELGYHDYITKELPENEFFGEMVSEKLIYYPTVTREPFRNQGRLTDLITSGKLCADIGLPQLNPEHDRVLICGSPSMLHDLCEILNGMGFKESPRMGEPADYAIERAFVEK, encoded by the coding sequence ATGTCCTCTCCTAATCTGACCGCTGAAAAGGTCCTGTCCGTCCATCACTGGAACGACACGCTGTTCAGCTTCACCTGCACCCGCGACGCGGGCTTGCGTTTCATCAACGGCCAATTCGTGATGATAGGCCTGGAGGTGAACGGCAAGCCGCTGATGCGCGCCTACTCCATCGTCAGCTCCAATTACGAAGAGCACATGGAGTTCTACAGCATCAAGGTGCAGGATGGCCCCCTGACCTCGCGCCTGCAGCATCTGCAGGTCGGCGACACCGTCATGATCAGCAAGAAGCCCACCGGCACCCTGGTGCAGGACAACCTGCTTCCGGGCAAGAACCTGTACCTGCTGTCCACCGGCACCGGCCTCGCCCCGTTCATGTCCATCATCAAGGATCCGGACGTGTACGAGCGCTACGACAAGGTGATCCTCACCCACGGCGTGCGTTGGGTCAGCGAGCTGGGTTACCACGACTACATCACCAAGGAACTGCCGGAAAACGAATTCTTCGGCGAAATGGTGAGCGAGAAGCTGATCTACTACCCGACCGTCACCCGCGAGCCGTTCCGCAACCAGGGCCGCCTGACCGACCTGATCACCAGCGGCAAGCTGTGCGCCGACATCGGCCTGCCGCAGTTGAATCCGGAACACGACCGCGTGCTGATCTGCGGCAGCCCGAGCATGCTGCACGACCTGTGCGAGATCCTGAACGGCATGGGTTTCAAGGAATCGCCGCGGATGGGCGAGCCGGCCGACTACGCGATCGAGCGCGCCTTCGTCGAGAAGTAA
- a CDS encoding response regulator gives MSEQLNLSLLGEDSLYRARSKMLKLMELSWLGGGSLERHAVTLFSLLRQLQARGFADCVLEVEWDTLYLCLDTPYCTGLELCDPRWRLERRGKRCCVAIDAPGMGETDPEVIRGILDEKSREELLAEVVASNAALSRYQAGLEAEIVRRTEALRQSEKLSQSIIAGAPVGVVVVDGAGAIKDINRTALAVFGVEAGAGLPATLGGLARLEGDGPLPGALSRGLAGADLAALSGEFWELLLRRADGSATQVEAGLTVVDMSGERTGTLFIRDISNRKLQEGKLKQAMEEAESATRAKSDFLANMSHEIRTPMNAIIGLAHLALRTGLDPKQRDYLQKIHNSGKHLLGIINDILDFSKIEAGKLDLENAEFDLERVLDNLAALLGEKAEAKGLELIFDIGPGLDRSLIGDPLRLGQILINYANNAVKFTERGEVTVRARCREERGDSLLLHFEVSDTGIGLSAEQKAKLFQSFQQADTSTSRKYGGTGLGLAISRKLAEMMGGEVGVDSEPGKGSTFWFTARLGKGEPHPERLPGVGMRNRRALVVDDSRAAREILAEQLRGMTFRVDEAEDGEQALERVEQAERDGDRYEVVFLDWRMPRMDGIEAARRLMRHDAALRPHRVMVTGYGREEVFRLAEDAGIEMTLIKPVSASVLFDSTMRLFGGEAAAGARAAPAADEIDLSPLRGMRVLLAEDNELNQQVATELLSAADIEVTVASNGEEALSLAEAQPFDLALMDMQMPVMDGLEATRRLRRLASWGKRPILAMTANAMSGDRERCLEAGMNDHVTKPIDPDKLFAALKRWDPRAGRADAAEPAASAARERPDQEDSDDPLRRIPGLDVGGALRRMMGRRPLYEGLLRRFVADQADAFGQVRLALARDDRDAAVRGAHTLRGLAGTVGADHLQQLSGRLEAALQAGLQLSGLDAEMAEAQAELGRLIGALGAALPESAPPAADGEADPAVLDRLEALLAEDDADAVEVYGAESGRVRPALGEAAAAFEQALRQYRFDDALARLREARAGMREGGHGQSV, from the coding sequence ATGAGCGAACAGTTGAACCTCTCCCTGCTGGGGGAGGACAGCCTGTACCGCGCCAGGAGCAAGATGCTCAAGCTGATGGAGCTGTCCTGGCTGGGCGGCGGCTCGCTCGAACGCCACGCGGTGACGCTGTTCAGCCTGCTGCGCCAGCTGCAGGCGCGGGGTTTCGCCGACTGCGTGCTGGAGGTGGAGTGGGACACCCTGTACCTGTGCCTCGACACGCCCTACTGCACCGGCCTTGAGCTCTGCGACCCGCGCTGGCGGCTGGAGCGGCGCGGCAAGCGCTGCTGCGTGGCGATAGACGCGCCCGGCATGGGGGAGACCGATCCGGAGGTGATACGCGGCATCCTGGACGAGAAGAGCCGCGAGGAGCTGCTGGCCGAGGTGGTGGCCAGCAACGCCGCGCTGTCGCGCTACCAGGCGGGGCTGGAGGCCGAGATCGTGCGCCGCACCGAGGCCTTGCGGCAGAGCGAGAAACTGTCCCAGTCCATCATCGCCGGCGCGCCGGTGGGCGTGGTGGTGGTGGATGGCGCCGGCGCTATCAAGGACATCAACCGCACCGCGCTGGCGGTGTTCGGCGTGGAGGCCGGCGCCGGCTTGCCGGCCACGCTCGGCGGGCTGGCCAGGCTGGAAGGGGACGGGCCGCTGCCCGGCGCGCTGAGCCGGGGCCTGGCCGGGGCGGACCTGGCCGCGCTGTCCGGCGAATTCTGGGAGCTGCTGCTGAGGCGGGCGGACGGATCGGCGACCCAGGTCGAGGCAGGGCTGACGGTGGTGGACATGTCGGGCGAGCGCACCGGCACCCTGTTCATCCGCGACATCAGCAACCGCAAGCTGCAGGAGGGCAAGCTCAAGCAGGCGATGGAGGAGGCGGAGAGCGCCACCCGGGCCAAGAGCGACTTCCTCGCCAACATGAGCCACGAGATCCGCACGCCGATGAACGCCATCATCGGCCTTGCCCACCTGGCGCTGCGCACCGGCCTCGACCCCAAGCAGCGCGATTACCTGCAGAAGATACACAACTCCGGCAAGCACCTGCTGGGCATCATCAACGACATCCTGGACTTCTCCAAGATAGAGGCCGGCAAGCTGGACCTGGAGAACGCCGAATTCGACCTGGAGCGGGTGCTGGACAATCTGGCCGCGCTGCTGGGCGAGAAGGCGGAGGCCAAGGGGCTGGAGCTGATCTTCGACATCGGCCCCGGCCTGGACCGGTCGCTGATCGGCGATCCGCTGCGGCTGGGCCAGATCCTGATCAATTACGCCAACAACGCGGTCAAGTTCACCGAGCGCGGCGAGGTGACGGTCAGGGCGCGCTGCCGCGAGGAACGCGGCGACAGCCTGCTGCTGCATTTCGAGGTCAGCGACACCGGCATAGGCCTGAGCGCCGAGCAGAAGGCCAAGCTGTTCCAGTCCTTCCAGCAGGCCGACACCTCCACCTCGCGCAAATACGGCGGCACCGGCCTGGGCCTGGCCATCTCCCGGAAGCTGGCGGAGATGATGGGCGGCGAGGTCGGCGTGGACAGCGAGCCCGGCAAGGGCAGCACCTTCTGGTTCACCGCGCGGCTGGGCAAGGGCGAGCCGCACCCGGAGCGGCTGCCCGGTGTCGGCATGCGCAACCGCCGGGCGCTGGTGGTCGACGACAGCCGGGCCGCGCGCGAGATACTGGCCGAGCAGCTGCGCGGCATGACCTTCCGTGTCGACGAGGCCGAGGACGGCGAGCAGGCGCTGGAGCGGGTGGAGCAGGCCGAGCGCGACGGCGACCGCTACGAGGTGGTCTTCCTGGACTGGCGGATGCCGCGCATGGACGGCATCGAGGCGGCCAGGCGGCTGATGCGGCACGACGCGGCGCTGCGGCCGCACCGGGTGATGGTCACCGGCTACGGCCGCGAGGAAGTGTTCCGCCTGGCCGAGGACGCCGGCATCGAAATGACCCTGATCAAGCCGGTCAGCGCCTCGGTGCTGTTCGACTCGACCATGCGGCTGTTCGGCGGCGAGGCGGCCGCGGGGGCGCGCGCGGCGCCGGCGGCGGATGAGATCGACCTGTCGCCGCTGCGCGGCATGCGGGTGCTGCTGGCCGAAGACAATGAACTCAACCAGCAGGTGGCCACCGAGTTGCTGAGCGCCGCCGACATCGAGGTGACCGTCGCCAGCAACGGGGAAGAGGCGCTGAGCCTGGCCGAAGCCCAGCCTTTCGACCTGGCGCTGATGGACATGCAGATGCCGGTGATGGACGGGCTGGAGGCGACGCGCCGCCTGCGGCGGCTGGCATCGTGGGGGAAGCGGCCCATCCTGGCGATGACCGCCAACGCGATGAGCGGCGACCGCGAGCGCTGCCTGGAGGCCGGCATGAACGATCACGTCACCAAGCCCATCGACCCGGACAAGCTGTTCGCCGCGCTGAAGCGCTGGGACCCGCGCGCCGGGCGGGCCGATGCCGCCGAGCCGGCGGCGAGCGCCGCGCGCGAGCGGCCGGACCAGGAAGACTCCGACGATCCGCTGCGGCGGATTCCCGGACTCGACGTCGGCGGCGCGCTCAGGCGAATGATGGGCAGGCGGCCCTTGTACGAAGGCCTGCTGCGCCGCTTCGTCGCCGACCAGGCCGACGCGTTCGGGCAGGTGAGGCTGGCGCTGGCGCGCGATGACCGCGACGCCGCCGTGCGCGGCGCCCACACGCTCAGAGGTTTGGCCGGCACCGTAGGCGCCGACCATCTGCAGCAATTGTCGGGCCGGCTGGAGGCGGCGCTGCAGGCGGGGCTGCAGCTATCGGGGCTGGACGCGGAGATGGCGGAGGCGCAGGCGGAGCTGGGCCGCCTGATCGGCGCGCTGGGCGCGGCGCTGCCGGAGTCGGCCCCGCCCGCCGCCGACGGCGAGGCGGACCCGGCGGTGCTGGACCGGCTGGAGGCCTTGCTGGCGGAGGACGACGCCGACGCGGTGGAGGTGTACGGCGCCGAATCGGGCAGGGTGAGGCCGGCGCTGGGCGAGGCCGCCGCCGCCTTCGAGCAGGCCTTGCGGCAATACCGTTTCGACGACGCGCTGGCCCGGCTGCGCGAGGCGCGCGCCGGCATGCGGGAGGGCGGACATGGACAATCAGTCTGA
- a CDS encoding response regulator: MDNQSDTRPTILVVDDTPDNLALINDLLHRDYRVKVATGGAKALRIVAAGEPDLILLDVLMPDMDGYEVLRRLRASRADFDVPVIFLTAMQEAEEETAGLQLGAADYIHKPINPGILMARVRNQLDVKAARDILKNQNDYLEEEVRRRTRETETVQNVAIWALASLAETRDNETGNHIKRTQSYVKLLAEQLSGHPRFDQYLTERNIDMICKSAPLHDIGKVGIPDHILLKAGKLTDDEFAIMKQHAALGRDAIVAAERQLGLEVAFLKFAKEIACSHHEKWDGSGYPFGLKGDEIPVAGRLMALADVYDALINRRIYKPPMPHAQAKDVIVAGRGTHFDPDVVDAFLAVEQAFVEVALAYADAEEHAGQH; the protein is encoded by the coding sequence ATGGACAATCAGTCTGACACTCGGCCCACCATCCTGGTCGTGGACGACACGCCGGACAACCTGGCGCTGATCAACGATCTGCTGCACCGCGACTACCGCGTCAAGGTGGCGACCGGCGGCGCGAAGGCGCTGCGCATCGTCGCCGCCGGCGAGCCCGACCTGATCCTGCTGGACGTGCTGATGCCGGACATGGACGGCTACGAGGTGTTGCGCCGCCTGCGCGCGAGCCGGGCGGACTTCGACGTGCCGGTGATCTTCCTGACAGCGATGCAGGAGGCGGAGGAGGAAACCGCCGGCCTGCAGCTGGGCGCCGCCGACTACATCCACAAGCCCATCAATCCCGGCATCCTGATGGCCAGGGTGCGCAACCAGCTGGACGTCAAGGCCGCGCGCGATATCCTGAAGAACCAGAACGACTACCTGGAGGAAGAGGTCAGGCGACGCACCCGGGAGACCGAGACCGTGCAGAACGTGGCGATCTGGGCGCTGGCCTCGCTGGCGGAAACCCGCGACAACGAAACCGGCAACCACATCAAGCGCACCCAATCCTACGTCAAGCTGCTGGCCGAGCAGTTGAGCGGCCACCCGCGCTTCGACCAGTATCTGACCGAGCGCAACATCGACATGATTTGCAAGTCGGCGCCGCTGCACGACATCGGCAAGGTCGGCATCCCCGACCACATCCTGCTCAAGGCCGGCAAGCTGACCGACGACGAATTCGCCATCATGAAACAGCACGCCGCGCTGGGCCGGGACGCCATCGTCGCCGCCGAGCGCCAGCTGGGCCTGGAAGTGGCGTTCCTGAAATTCGCCAAGGAGATCGCATGTTCGCACCACGAGAAATGGGACGGCAGCGGCTATCCCTTCGGTTTGAAGGGGGACGAGATTCCGGTGGCCGGCAGGCTGATGGCGCTGGCCGACGTCTACGACGCGCTGATCAACCGGCGCATCTACAAGCCGCCGATGCCGCATGCCCAGGCGAAGGACGTCATCGTCGCCGGCCGGGGCACGCACTTCGACCCGGACGTGGTCGACGCCTTCCTGGCGGTGGAGCAGGCCTTTGTCGAAGTCGCCCTGGCCTATGCCGACGCGGAGGAGCATGCCGGTCAGCATTGA
- a CDS encoding STAS domain-containing protein, protein MSDDAAEARITLSQIGDALLACVQAELRPALVRQMQSRLLERISGKAVRRVMLDVSEVRFLDLESYQALVDMKRTISLMGASTVLVGLRPGVIQGLSQVGADLGAFRGAISLEQALAMKQ, encoded by the coding sequence ATGAGCGACGACGCCGCAGAGGCCAGGATCACGCTGTCGCAGATAGGCGACGCCTTGCTCGCCTGCGTGCAGGCGGAGCTGCGGCCGGCTTTGGTGCGGCAGATGCAGAGCCGGCTGCTGGAGCGCATCAGCGGCAAGGCGGTGCGCAGGGTGATGCTGGACGTGTCCGAGGTGCGCTTCCTGGACCTGGAGTCCTACCAGGCGCTGGTGGACATGAAGCGCACCATCTCGCTGATGGGGGCGTCCACGGTGCTGGTGGGGCTGCGGCCGGGCGTGATCCAGGGCCTGTCCCAGGTCGGGGCCGATCTGGGCGCCTTCCGCGGGGCGATCTCGCTGGAACAGGCGCTGGCGATGAAGCAATGA
- a CDS encoding anti-sigma regulatory factor: protein MSADSMSPLRPARSLGGGDALDIRSEGDVRLLVYRVRALAAGMGFSEVDCTQLATAASELAMNMLKYAGGGRMRWQGVAAGGASGMEIQARDRGPGIADLELAMREHFSSKGTLGLGLPGTRRLMDEFWIDSAPGAGTQVCVRKWR from the coding sequence ATGAGCGCGGACAGCATGTCGCCGCTGCGTCCGGCGCGCAGCCTGGGCGGCGGGGATGCGCTGGATATCCGCAGCGAGGGCGACGTCCGGCTGCTGGTGTACCGCGTGCGCGCGCTGGCGGCGGGGATGGGATTTTCCGAAGTCGATTGCACCCAGCTGGCGACGGCGGCGTCGGAACTGGCGATGAACATGCTCAAGTACGCCGGCGGCGGCCGGATGCGCTGGCAGGGGGTGGCCGCCGGCGGGGCCTCCGGCATGGAAATCCAGGCGCGGGACCGCGGCCCCGGCATCGCCGACCTGGAGCTGGCGATGCGGGAGCACTTCAGCAGCAAGGGCACGCTGGGCCTGGGGCTGCCCGGCACACGCAGGCTGATGGACGAGTTCTGGATAGACAGCGCTCCCGGCGCCGGCACCCAGGTGTGCGTGCGCAAATGGCGCTGA
- a CDS encoding SpoIIE family protein phosphatase, whose amino-acid sequence MRAQMALTPFAPPPGLGELALVSRPCFGETVCGDGMVARAETDGGVTLAILDALGHGAQAHVLAREMEAWLEREPPQPPAERLARLHRRFQGSLGAAVCLATVQPSGLLACASVGNALLRVLQPELSLIAGQPGTVGQALPRLRERRLQLRAGALLLLTTDGVPEHLPADALEALAGLPAGRMGSQLMSNHAKWHDDAACIVARWNP is encoded by the coding sequence GTGCGTGCGCAAATGGCGCTGACGCCGTTTGCGCCGCCGCCAGGCCTGGGCGAGCTGGCCCTGGTGTCGCGGCCCTGCTTCGGAGAGACGGTATGCGGCGACGGCATGGTGGCGCGGGCCGAGACCGACGGCGGCGTGACGCTGGCGATATTGGACGCCTTGGGCCACGGCGCGCAAGCGCACGTGCTGGCGCGGGAGATGGAGGCGTGGCTGGAGCGGGAGCCGCCGCAGCCGCCGGCGGAGCGGCTGGCGCGCCTGCACCGGCGCTTCCAGGGCAGTCTGGGCGCGGCCGTTTGCCTGGCCACGGTGCAGCCATCCGGCCTGCTGGCTTGCGCCAGCGTCGGCAATGCCTTGCTGAGGGTGCTGCAGCCGGAGTTGAGCTTGATCGCCGGCCAGCCCGGCACCGTGGGGCAGGCGCTGCCGCGGCTGAGGGAGCGGCGCTTGCAGCTGCGGGCCGGAGCCTTGCTGTTGTTGACCACCGACGGCGTGCCTGAGCATCTGCCCGCCGATGCGTTGGAGGCGTTGGCCGGCTTGCCCGCCGGCAGGATGGGGAGTCAGTTGATGAGCAATCACGCCAAGTGGCACGACGACGCCGCTTGCATAGTCGCGAGATGGAACCCATGA
- the rquA gene encoding rhodoquinone biosynthesis methyltransferase RquA: MTTLPTRTTADPYYQDVPAYMTEVYDWAYVNPRKARLLDHKLVVRTLLFGNDQRLMRAYLNEIRDGDRVWQVAHVYGDLVQRAAARVGESGSFTLTDVTPIQVELAEGKLAGTPQAAVVRADAARFQAERQPDLACSFFLLHEVPEDMKSAIVDNMLAQVAPGGRAMFVDYHCPRPWQPIGWLLKWVNRVLEPFAEALWNKEISAYARDAARFDWSKRTVFGGVYQIVTARRRD, translated from the coding sequence ATGACCACATTGCCCACCCGCACCACCGCCGATCCCTACTACCAGGACGTTCCCGCCTACATGACCGAGGTCTACGACTGGGCCTACGTCAATCCGCGCAAGGCCAGGCTGCTGGACCACAAGCTGGTGGTGCGCACGCTGCTGTTCGGCAACGACCAGCGGCTTATGCGGGCCTATCTGAACGAGATCCGCGACGGGGACAGGGTGTGGCAGGTGGCCCACGTCTACGGCGACCTGGTGCAGCGGGCCGCGGCGCGGGTCGGCGAGAGCGGCAGCTTCACGCTGACCGACGTCACGCCCATCCAGGTGGAGCTGGCCGAGGGCAAGCTGGCCGGTACGCCGCAGGCCGCCGTGGTGCGCGCCGACGCGGCGCGCTTCCAGGCCGAGCGGCAGCCGGATCTGGCATGCAGCTTCTTCCTGCTGCACGAGGTGCCGGAAGACATGAAGTCCGCCATCGTCGACAACATGCTGGCCCAGGTGGCGCCGGGCGGCCGGGCGATGTTCGTCGACTACCACTGTCCCCGCCCCTGGCAGCCGATAGGCTGGCTGCTCAAATGGGTGAACCGCGTGCTGGAGCCGTTCGCCGAAGCGCTGTGGAACAAGGAAATCTCCGCCTACGCGCGCGACGCGGCCCGGTTCGACTGGAGCAAGCGCACCGTGTTCGGCGGCGTGTACCAGATCGTGACCGCCCGCCGCCGGGATTGA
- a CDS encoding glycosyltransferase family 4 protein, whose protein sequence is MRIMIVTDAWKPQVNGVVRSLTETVRELDGFGHQVNMITPLEFRTIPCPTYPDIRLSLLPYRQVAQRIAGFAPDAIHIATEGPLGLAARRFCLREGLAFTSAYHTRFPEYIHARCRLPLSASYAWMRRFHNASQAVMVPTRSIANDLEARGFGNVKLWSRGVDTAMFSPGERQRLDESAPPRFVYIGRVAVEKNIEAFLKLDLPGSKWVVGDGPLLPRLKQQYPEVYFAGVFPQHELARFYRAADVFVFPSLTDTFGLVLLEAMACGSPVAAFPVAGPLDVVGDSGAGVLDWDLRAACLKALELDRAHVRRVAEGYSWQAASRQFESHLRPNAPASAGLSPIAD, encoded by the coding sequence ATGCGCATCATGATCGTCACCGACGCCTGGAAACCCCAGGTCAACGGCGTGGTCCGCTCGCTGACCGAAACCGTCCGCGAACTGGACGGCTTCGGCCACCAGGTCAACATGATCACGCCGCTGGAATTCCGCACCATCCCCTGCCCCACCTATCCGGACATCCGGCTGTCGCTGCTGCCCTACCGCCAGGTGGCGCAACGCATCGCCGGCTTCGCGCCGGACGCGATCCATATCGCCACAGAAGGCCCGCTGGGCCTGGCGGCGCGCCGCTTCTGCCTGCGCGAAGGGCTGGCCTTCACCAGCGCCTACCATACCCGCTTCCCGGAATACATCCACGCCCGCTGCCGGCTGCCGCTCTCCGCCAGCTACGCCTGGATGCGGCGCTTCCACAACGCGTCGCAGGCGGTGATGGTGCCCACCCGCTCCATCGCCAACGACCTGGAAGCGCGCGGCTTCGGCAACGTCAAGCTGTGGAGCCGAGGCGTGGACACCGCGATGTTCAGCCCCGGCGAACGCCAGCGGCTGGACGAATCCGCTCCGCCGCGCTTCGTCTACATCGGCAGGGTGGCGGTGGAGAAGAACATCGAGGCCTTCCTGAAACTGGACTTGCCCGGCAGCAAATGGGTGGTCGGCGATGGGCCGCTGCTGCCGCGCTTGAAACAGCAATACCCGGAGGTGTACTTCGCCGGCGTGTTCCCCCAGCACGAGCTGGCCCGTTTCTACCGCGCCGCCGACGTGTTCGTCTTCCCCAGCCTGACCGATACCTTCGGCCTGGTGCTGCTGGAGGCGATGGCCTGCGGTTCGCCGGTGGCCGCCTTCCCGGTGGCCGGCCCGCTGGACGTGGTGGGCGACTCCGGCGCCGGCGTGCTGGACTGGGATTTGCGCGCGGCCTGCCTGAAAGCGCTGGAGCTGGACCGCGCCCACGTGCGCAGGGTGGCCGAGGGCTACTCCTGGCAGGCCGCCAGCCGCCAGTTCGAATCCCACCTGCGCCCCAACGCCCCCGCCTCCGCGGGGCTCAGCCCCATCGCCGATTAA
- a CDS encoding UDP-2,3-diacylglucosamine diphosphatase, translating to MQPDTASDASRRLRSIWISDVHLGTAGCRAEHLLDFLREHDSEYLYLVGDIVDGWQLKKSWYWKQSHNDVVQKLLRKARKGCQVIYIPGNHDEAARQYCGLDFGGVAIRHEAEHFTADGKRLLVLHGDEFDGVIQYAKWLAYVGDNLYTMILELNRGFNWVRHRLGLPYWSLSQYLKHKVKNAVNFISQFEAILAGEARRRGFDGVVCGHIHKPEVRMIDGILYGNSGDWVESLSALVEHPDGRLEVLHWTALSVAVPIAESPEPIPSEESTCAS from the coding sequence ATGCAGCCAGATACCGCTTCCGACGCCTCCCGCCGACTGCGCAGCATCTGGATTTCCGACGTCCATCTCGGCACCGCAGGCTGCCGCGCCGAACACCTGCTCGACTTCCTGCGCGAGCACGACTCCGAATACCTGTACCTGGTCGGCGACATCGTCGACGGCTGGCAGCTGAAGAAGTCCTGGTACTGGAAACAGAGCCACAACGACGTGGTGCAGAAGCTGCTGCGCAAGGCGCGCAAGGGCTGCCAGGTGATCTACATCCCCGGCAACCACGACGAGGCGGCGCGCCAGTACTGCGGGCTGGACTTCGGCGGCGTCGCCATCCGCCACGAGGCCGAGCACTTCACCGCCGACGGCAAGCGCCTCTTGGTGCTGCACGGCGACGAGTTCGACGGCGTGATCCAGTACGCGAAGTGGCTGGCCTACGTCGGCGACAATCTGTACACGATGATCCTGGAGCTGAACCGCGGCTTCAACTGGGTGCGGCACCGGCTGGGCCTGCCCTACTGGTCGCTGTCGCAATACCTGAAGCACAAGGTGAAAAACGCGGTCAACTTCATCAGCCAGTTCGAAGCCATACTCGCCGGCGAGGCGCGTCGGCGCGGTTTCGACGGCGTGGTCTGCGGCCACATCCACAAACCGGAAGTGCGGATGATAGACGGCATCCTGTACGGCAACAGCGGCGACTGGGTGGAAAGCCTGTCGGCGCTGGTGGAGCACCCGGACGGACGGCTGGAAGTGCTGCACTGGACGGCGCTGAGCGTTGCCGTTCCCATCGCTGAATCGCCCGAGCCCATCCCTTCGGAGGAGTCCACATGCGCATCATGA
- the xth gene encoding exodeoxyribonuclease III — MRFATWNVNSLKVRLPQVLQWLAETGVEVLCLQELKMDQGAFPLAEIEAAGYRAVWFGQKTYNGVAILARTPLEMTDVVAGIPGYGDEQRRVIAATVNGVRVICGYFVNGEAVDSPKYPYKLEWLSKLEGYVAAELARHPQLLLLGDYNIAPEDRDVYDPEGWREQVLCSTPERDAFRRLIALGLSDSFRLFNQEEKQYSWWDYRQMMFRRNKGVRIDHILVSDALKPRAQACEIDKAPRKWERPSDHTPVVLTLAD; from the coding sequence ATGCGCTTTGCCACCTGGAACGTCAATTCCCTGAAAGTCCGCCTGCCGCAGGTGCTGCAGTGGCTGGCCGAAACCGGCGTCGAAGTGCTGTGCCTGCAGGAACTGAAGATGGACCAGGGCGCTTTCCCGCTGGCGGAGATCGAGGCGGCCGGCTACCGCGCGGTCTGGTTCGGCCAGAAGACCTACAACGGCGTCGCCATCCTGGCGCGCACGCCGCTGGAAATGACCGACGTGGTCGCCGGCATCCCCGGCTACGGCGACGAGCAGCGCCGCGTGATCGCCGCCACCGTGAACGGCGTGCGGGTGATCTGCGGCTATTTCGTCAACGGCGAGGCGGTGGATTCGCCCAAGTACCCGTACAAGCTGGAATGGCTGTCCAAGCTGGAGGGCTACGTCGCCGCCGAGCTGGCCAGGCATCCGCAGCTGCTGCTGCTGGGCGACTACAACATCGCGCCGGAAGACCGCGACGTCTACGATCCGGAGGGCTGGCGCGAGCAGGTGCTGTGCAGCACGCCGGAGCGCGACGCCTTCCGCCGCCTGATCGCGCTGGGCCTGTCCGACAGCTTCCGCCTGTTCAACCAGGAGGAAAAGCAGTACAGCTGGTGGGACTACCGCCAGATGATGTTCCGCCGCAACAAGGGCGTGCGCATCGACCACATCCTGGTCAGCGACGCGCTCAAACCCCGCGCGCAGGCCTGCGAGATCGACAAGGCGCCGCGCAAGTGGGAGCGCCCGTCCGACCACACTCCGGTGGTGCTGACCCTGGCCGATTGA
- a CDS encoding protoglobin domain-containing protein, whose product MDPTSLTEAGEFLHTFAIQEDDLKRVRAMGEAVLPRLDEAMDRFYEWLPSLPEYEGLFARPSALRNAREAQAAYWRSFFSGVVDAAYLAERVCAGETHARIGLPLSSYFAGVNYAFTLFCGYLKSGSRETASQTLLSTAKLLHMDTALVVETYSRLLHERVLEQSRAMMEMSTPVSMIWQDILLLPIVGIIDSQRSQGIMEGILSKISTTRARVFIMDISGVAVVDSAVANHLIKITKATQLMGCESLVSGLSPAIAQTIVHLGIDTEQISTFATLRDALEEAFRNCGLAIRQLG is encoded by the coding sequence ATGGATCCTACGAGTCTGACCGAGGCGGGAGAGTTTCTGCACACCTTCGCCATCCAGGAGGATGACCTGAAACGTGTGAGGGCGATGGGCGAGGCGGTGCTGCCCAGGCTGGACGAGGCGATGGATCGCTTCTACGAATGGCTGCCGTCCCTGCCTGAGTACGAAGGCCTGTTCGCCCGGCCGTCGGCGCTGCGCAACGCGCGGGAGGCCCAGGCCGCCTATTGGCGCAGCTTCTTTTCCGGCGTGGTGGACGCCGCCTATCTTGCCGAGCGCGTGTGCGCCGGCGAAACCCATGCCCGCATCGGGCTGCCGCTCAGCTCCTATTTCGCCGGGGTCAACTACGCGTTCACGCTGTTTTGCGGCTATCTGAAAAGCGGCAGCCGCGAGACGGCGTCGCAGACCCTGCTGTCCACCGCCAAGCTGCTGCACATGGACACCGCGCTGGTGGTCGAGACCTACAGCCGGCTGCTGCACGAGCGGGTGCTGGAGCAGAGCCGGGCGATGATGGAAATGTCCACGCCGGTATCGATGATCTGGCAGGACATCCTGCTGCTGCCCATTGTCGGCATCATCGACTCCCAGCGCTCCCAGGGCATCATGGAAGGCATCCTGAGCAAGATATCCACCACCCGGGCCCGGGTCTTCATCATGGATATCTCCGGCGTGGCGGTGGTGGACTCGGCGGTGGCCAACCACCTGATCAAGATCACCAAAGCCACCCAGCTGATGGGGTGCGAGAGCCTGGTATCGGGCCTGTCCCCCGCCATCGCGCAGACCATCGTCCACCTAGGCATAGACACCGAGCAGATTTCCACCTTCGCCACCCTGCGCGACGCGCTGGAAGAGGCGTTCCGCAACTGCGGGCTGGCGATACGCCAGCTTGGATGA